The nucleotide window ACCTGCCTGTGGGCACGGGGCTTTCTTTGAGCGAATGCCCGAAGACCTTCGTCAAAATAGCGATATTACAGGTGTTGAGTTAGAACCCCTAAGTGCCAACATTGCTCAAGCCTTATATCCTGACATTAAAATACTTAATCAAGGCTTTCAGCACTTTCATGAAAGCGAGTTTGACCTAATTATTGGAAACCCGCCTTATGCAACATTTTCAGTGTATGACAAGCAACATAAAGATTTGACTGGTTTGCTCATACACCATTATTTCATTGCAAAAAGTATTCGCCTGTTGAAAAACGGTGGGCTATTGGCAATGGTAGTGCCAAGTTATGTGCTTGATAAAAAGCATGGCCATTCACGAAAGCAAACTAGCGAGCTTGCCGAGCTGGTAGCTGCTTATCGACTACCTAATGATCTATTTGATGATGCGAAAGTTACTGTTGATGTGGTTATTTTTCAAAGAAAAGATTCACCTAATACAGACTGGGTAAACAGCGTGTTGCATACGCTAGATGATGGTACTCAAGATAGTATATCGCAATACTTTGCTGATCATCCTGAGAATATTGCAGGCGAGCTTGGCACTTATGAGGCTTATTCAAATTACTATGAAAGGCAAAGACGAGGCATGCGCTGTACGGCTAGCCAAGAGCAGTTAAAGGCTCGATTGCCTGAGTTCTTGCAAGCAGCGAAGCCGTTAGATTTATAAAGGCTTCTTTACTTTGAACTATCCATTTTAGCTTTAAAGAACAATGATAAGAGGTTCGTTATGAAAGACTATACACCGAATATTAAAATACCTGAATTGTTATCACAAAAAGACGCGGCTGTATTACTTTGTAAGCAGCCGCGTTGGTTAGAGCGTAGACGCACTGAGGGTGGCGGCCCACCATTTCGCTATATTGGGCGAACGCCTGTTTATGAAAAAGCAGAATTAATCGAGTGGATTAATTCGCTGCCCACCTATGAGAATACCGCTCAAACCAACCTTTAGTAATCACTGTAAGATTTAAACTCACCATTAATAATCGCGAGCAAACAGTTAGTTATTCGCTGCATAGGTTCTCTTAAACGCTCGGTTTCAGTGATGATGTATCCAGCCGTTACGTCGGATGACATCTTGTGATTAAGTAGGCGTTTAAGTGTATAAGCCGACAAATCTAATCCTTCTGCTGTGGTAATAAAGGTGCGGCGCAAGTCATGAATGGTAAATTTAATGGGTTTTCCATCCTTCATGTGCCGTTTACTTTCCTTTGATACACGGGCGATGACTTTATAAGGGTTAGAAAAAGGTGCCGTTCCATCGGCATTTGGAAAAACAAACTGACTGGTTGAGCTTTTTTTTAGTTTTTTAAAGTGATCATAAAGAAAGTCTGACATGGGTAGCACAAAGTCAAGATGGTTTTTAGTGTCATAAAAGTTTACGACCTTAGCGCCAAAATCAACATTGTGTTCCCAAGTAATAGGCTGCAATTCACCTTTGCGATCACCCATAAACAATGCAGCTATTAAATAATCACGGACGGTGGTAGCAATGCTACCTTTTCGATTATTGGTCAGGCTCATTACCGTTTTATACCACGCTGGAAGTTGCTCAATTTTAATGATTGATTTACGTCGGCGAGTACCATACCAGGCGCGTGTCTCAGATAGTATGTCAACCGGGTTAACTTTAATAATTGGTTCGTTTTTGCTGTCTTTGTACGCCGCTTTCGCATAATTAAAAATAGCGCGTATTAGCTTGAATGCGTTATCCGCACCCACAGGGGTGCGCTTCCCAATCTTAGAGTGTCTTGTTTCAACGTCTGAAGACGAGATGCTGGTCAGTGATTTCACTGACCAGTCTGAAAACTCTCTTTCCATAGTTTTTTTGTAATCAAACCGAGTGCGTTCCTTCATGCTTTTTCTTGCTGCAAGCATTGCGTCAAAAGCTTCTTGTAGGGTAGTGCCCACAATTTGCTCTCTTTTTTGCGCGTCTCTGGGGTCAATTCCTTCGGCAATTAGCCCCAGATACTTTTGGGCTTTTTTTCGTGCTTCATCGACTGTAAGGACACCGAGCTTGCCGATGATAATTCGATAGAGTTTGCCGCGAGACCTTTTGTCAACGATAAAGGTTTTTTCTCCTGTACTAGAGACCCGTACAGAAAAACCAATAAGGGTATGGTCGCGGTAAATTTTTTGAGTGTGCTTGCCATTTTTTGTTGGGGGGATAGGCATATTGTCTACATAAGACTTGGTTAGTTTTTTCATCACATTCTTGAGTATTTCTTCGCGTTTCATGTTCTTGGTTCCTATGGTACAATCGCTATAAGTTATTGATTTATCGCTAGTATAGCATCGTTTGTATACTTTTGAAAGCTTATTTCCCAATAGGATTTTATTGTATACTCTCTGTATACTAGCGAGCGTGGAACTAGGGCGGGATTCGGCGACGAATCTCGGTGAAGTTTAAATGAGGCTTTATATAAAACCCTTTAATAACAATTAGTTATGGGTGGTTGTGAAGCTGGGTGGGGATAAGGGAGTCAGTGGTTGAATCAAGGATGCTTAACTTTTAATCTATTGGTCGAAGGTTCGAATCCTTCACGACCCACCAGACATAAAAAGACACGCCAACGGCGTGTTTTTTTATGTCTGCATAATTTGTGCTGATTCGAACCTTCGACATCCTATTATTGGCAAGTTCGACTCATTCGGCAGGACAGCTGGGTAGCTACCGTCTTTGCGAGGAGCGAAGCGACGCGGCAATCTCCAGGTTAATGAGCCAGATTGCCACACGCACTGTCGTTCGTTGGAATGACATTGACGATGAAATGTAGTTAACCATTGGATTGAGTCTATAAAGCAAACGAAAGGAGCAGATTAATGCAGACAACATCAATTCCTAAAGAGTATGAACACACCTCACCTGCCGGCGCAGAAGTCAGAGTGTTAATGAGTGCTGAGCATGGTGGTATTGCCCACTGCACACTGAAAGACAAAGTCGTTTCTAAAGCCGTTCGGCATAAAACAGTGAGTGAGTTTTGGCACGTTTTATCTGGTAAAGGGGCTATTTGGCGTAGAAATAATCATGAAGAAAAAGTCACTCCACTTGAAGCAGGCATGACTATCGATATTCCTTTAGGCACAGATTTTCAATACCGAAGTGACGAAGGCGATTTAGTGTTTATTTGTGTCACCATGCCACCTTGGTCTGGTGCTGATGAAGCCAGCTATGTTGAGCAAGGCGCTTGGAAGCCGACGGTGAAATGAGAAAAGAGTATTTTTATGTTTGAGCTTAAGCAGCTAGGTACACGCATTGTTATCATTGGTTGCAGCAGTAGTGGCAAATCAACGTTAGCGAATTGCTTGTCAAAAAAACTCAATATTCCTGTTTTCCATTTAGACTTGCTGGCACATCATGAACAGACTAATTGGAAAAGACGCACAGATGATGAGCTTATTAAAGATCACAATAAATTGCTTGATCAGGGTGAATGGATTATCGAAGGCAATTACAGTATTTGTATGCCTGAACGTTTAAAGCTAGCAACGAGTGTTATTTGGCTTGATGCGAATGTTATTATAGCCGCCTGGCGATACATTCAGCGTTCCTTGTTCGCTGAGTCTGATAGAGTTGGAAAACTACCCGGCGCTAAAAGAGAATTAAGGTGGTTTATGCTAAAGTATATTTTATTTACTTATCCGAAGAATCGCACAAGGTATCAAGCTTTACTTAAAGCTTTTGATGGAATTGTTCTGAAGATACCAAATCTAGTAACACTTAAAAATTATTACCGACACTGGAAATTAAAATGCCTGGATTAGCACAACTCATTATCGTATTAGGTTCACCTAACTCTGATTCTGGTGAATTATCGGCTATAACCAAGTCTCGTTTAGATAAGGCGCTTGGATGCGGCTCCGGCACGATGTAGAAAAAACCCATAGTCAA belongs to Gammaproteobacteria bacterium CG11_big_fil_rev_8_21_14_0_20_46_22 and includes:
- a CDS encoding integrase — encoded protein: MKREEILKNVMKKLTKSYVDNMPIPPTKNGKHTQKIYRDHTLIGFSVRVSSTGEKTFIVDKRSRGKLYRIIIGKLGVLTVDEARKKAQKYLGLIAEGIDPRDAQKREQIVGTTLQEAFDAMLAARKSMKERTRFDYKKTMEREFSDWSVKSLTSISSSDVETRHSKIGKRTPVGADNAFKLIRAIFNYAKAAYKDSKNEPIIKVNPVDILSETRAWYGTRRRKSIIKIEQLPAWYKTVMSLTNNRKGSIATTVRDYLIAALFMGDRKGELQPITWEHNVDFGAKVVNFYDTKNHLDFVLPMSDFLYDHFKKLKKSSTSQFVFPNADGTAPFSNPYKVIARVSKESKRHMKDGKPIKFTIHDLRRTFITTAEGLDLSAYTLKRLLNHKMSSDVTAGYIITETERLREPMQRITNCLLAIINGEFKSYSDY
- a CDS encoding adenylate kinase, whose protein sequence is MFELKQLGTRIVIIGCSSSGKSTLANCLSKKLNIPVFHLDLLAHHEQTNWKRRTDDELIKDHNKLLDQGEWIIEGNYSICMPERLKLATSVIWLDANVIIAAWRYIQRSLFAESDRVGKLPGAKRELRWFMLKYILFTYPKNRTRYQALLKAFDGIVLKIPNLVTLKNYYRHWKLKCLD
- a CDS encoding DNA-binding protein codes for the protein MKDYTPNIKIPELLSQKDAAVLLCKQPRWLERRRTEGGGPPFRYIGRTPVYEKAELIEWINSLPTYENTAQTNL
- a CDS encoding cupin; this translates as MQTTSIPKEYEHTSPAGAEVRVLMSAEHGGIAHCTLKDKVVSKAVRHKTVSEFWHVLSGKGAIWRRNNHEEKVTPLEAGMTIDIPLGTDFQYRSDEGDLVFICVTMPPWSGADEASYVEQGAWKPTVK